Below is a genomic region from Pararhizobium sp. A13.
GATCAGCGGGACGATCGGCGTTCGCAGTTCGGTATTGACGAGGACTGTCGCAATATAACATGCACGAGCGATCACCAGGCAAAACAGGCAAAGCGAAACCAGTCCCGTCGCATAGCGCCTGAGCATGGAGCGCTTGCCCAGCTTCGCCAGGATGTTGTTCGTCGTCCTTCTGACGAACTGTCCGGCGGCCACGATGACGAAGAAAGCGGTGATTATGAACCCGCTCGATGCTGCTGCTCCAATTGCCCAGAACATCAGAAGACACCCGCTGCATAGAAGCAGCTCACGTTTCAGAGCCGCGATTTGACATTGGTCAAGAGTGATTGACCGGGACGAAATGCTGCTGGCCAGACCTGCTTCCACGGTCTGAGGTCGGGGCCGGTCTTGAGAGCCAGATTTGCCACGTGCAACATGATCGGTGCCCTGGCGGAGGCTCGCGTTCACTTCCTCGCACCGGCAGGCGTACAATTTCGGAGAGCTGACTTCGTGGCTTCCCACCATCGAAAAACGTGGCTCCTGCGTTCATTCGAGCGGGAGTTGACCGCGGGATTGCCGTGAGCGGCCCCACTCCTGCTTGACCTTGGTTCATTGAGAGCCCTGATGCGCTCGAGAAACGCCTTGCCATCGAACTGTTTGGATGCGGTCACACTGTCCCCTGTGGAGCCGACTGTGTGAAAAAACACCTCCAGGTTCACGACCGGCATCGCCTTGATGTTACGCACCATATCGATGTCGGGCCGGGTGGTGACCGCCAGGAAATAGCCGTCAGAACGCAAAGCATCAAACAACTCGGGCACGGAATACACCGCGGCCGCAGCATATCCATGCTCGACGAGTTTCGAGACAATGACCTGGGCCGCGCTCCTTGGGAGAAATACCAGAATCGGCTTTTGATTTTTGATTTCCGAATGCGACGTCACGACCGTGCTCCTAACCGTTCAAGGAACAGATACCGGATGTCTGTGCGTCAGTGTGTTCGGTTTTATTCGGTTTTATTACGAGGCTGTTTCGGGCGCGCAGCGCTCTTCGACATGCTTAGACGGAATGGCCCCAAGGATGGCCACAGCGTACTCGCGTAAGCTGTGCAATCTTGGCGTCACACGCAGATCCACCGTTTTGCCGATCTCGCAGAACGCAAAGGCGGCGCTGATCTACATCGCGCCGCCCATCATCTCTAGCTGAAGGATTCAGCTTTAAAACTCAGGCGAAGGCAATCTGCGTCTTCATCGCCCGACTCCTGTCGCTCGCCAGTTCAAACGCAGCGACGGCTTCCGACAGGGGAAGCGTGTGGGTGATCAGCGGCTTCACGTCGATTAGACCCTTCTGCATGAGCCCAACTCCGGTCGCGAACTCCTCATGGAAGCGGAAGGATCCGCGAAGATCCAATTCCTTGGCCGTGATTGCCATCATGGGGACTGCCATGTCTCCGCCAAGACCCAGCTGGACGATCACTGCCCGCGGCCGCAACGCTGCGATGCCTGCCGCCAGCGCCGGAGCGGCGCCGGAGCATTCGTAGAGCACATCGAACGTGCCCTTGCCGGCCGCATAAGGGGTCAGCGCGTCGGGTTCGCTGCCCATGTTGATCGTCCGGTCGGCACCGACCTTGCGGGCCAGCGACAGAGTGAAATCTGAGAGGTCCGTCGCGACGATCTCGGCTGCACCAGCGCGGCGAGCGGCGAGGATTGCCAGAACGCCGATCGGCCCGCAGCCCGTCACCAGAACTCGCTTGCCCAGCATTTCTCCTGCCCGGCGGGTCGCGTGGAGGGTGACGGCCAGCGGCTCGGCCATTGCCGCCTCGCCCGGCGTCAGGCCATCGGCCGGCACGCATTGGATTGCTGCCGCGACGAGAACTTCGCGAAAGGCGCCCTGAATGTGCGGAAAGGGCATGGCACTGCCGTAGAACCGCATATTGAGGCACTGGTTGTGTAGTCCCTCCTGGCAGTAGCGGCAGGTCCGGCACGGACGGGAGGGCGAAACGGCAACGAGCTGCCCAACCTCCAATCCTTCCACGCCCGGCCCCAGGGCTTCCACGTGCGCGGAAACCTCGTGTCCGAGGATCATCGGCTCGCGCAGCCGCACTGCACCGAAGCCGCCGTGATTGTAATAGTGGAGATCGCTGCCGCAGACTCCGCCGGCCGCGAGGCGCAGGCGCACTTCTCCGAGGCCCGGCGCTTCGACCGGACGCTCCTCGATGCGTAAATCTTTCGGGCCGTGAACGACGATGGCTTTCATCGCTGCCTCCTCAAAGAACCGGCGTCGGCAGGGGCCGACCGGAAAAATGCGCGGTGAGATTGTCACGCACGAGCTGTCCCATGGCCTTGCGCGTCTCGATGGTTCCCGAGGCGTGGTGCGGCTGCAAAAGCACGTTGTCCAGAGCGAGAAAACGCGGATTGAGTTTCGGCTCGCCTTCGAACACGTCAAGGGCGGCACAGCCGAGCACACCGCTTTCGAGCGCGGTCAGCAGGGCCTCCTCATCGATATTGGAAGCGCGAGAGATGTTGATCAACATCCCCTCCCCGCCAAGAGCCCCGATCACTTCGCGGCCGACGATGTGGCGGGTCGCGGCGGAAGCGGCGAGCGTGACGAAGAGGAAATCCGACCGTGCGGCGAGCGCAACGGGATCGGCGACGAACTCCCAGTTCGGGGCGAAATCCTTTGGCGCCACGTCGGAATAGGCGATCTGCATGTCGAAGCCCTGAAGGCGCTTGGCCACTTCATATCCGATCCGACCGAGGCCGAGCACCCCGGCGCGCCTGCCCCAGACGCGGCGCTTCAGCGGATAGAGCCCCTTGGTCGCCCAGCTTCCGTCCTTGACCCAGCTCTCCGCGCCGATCATGCCGCGCGACAGGCACAGCATCATCGCCACGCCGAGGTCCGCCACGTCGTTCGTCAACACGTCCGGCGTGTTCGTGACGCGGATGCCGCGCTCCCGGCAGGCCGCGAGATCGACAGCATCGAAGCCGACGCCGTAGACGGAGATGAGCTCGAGCGCAGGGCAGGCCTCGATCATCGCCCGGTTCGCGCCAAGCTCGCCGCGGGTAGCGATCGCTCGGACATTCGGACCGACGGCGGCAAGAAAGCTTGCCTTGTCATCGGCCTCGAAATAGCGATGAACCGAAAAGGCTACGTTCAGCGGCTCTTCGTCCCACTCCGGATAGGGTCCGACCTGGAGGATCTGAGGCTTGTTCATTTTGGTGTCTCCGTCGCTTGACAATTAATGTTATCGATAACATAAGAATTACCGTGAGAAATGTCGAGAGAGAAAGTGGAGGAAACGATGGGGCGAGACTTGTTTGATTTGACAGGTCGTCGGGCGCTCATCACTGGGTCGTCACAGGGCATCGGCTTTGCCCTTGCACGCGGCCTTGCCGATGCCGGCGCAGAGATCGTGCTCAATGGTCGCAACACCGAAAAGCTGGCGGAAGCCGCGAGACGCTTCGGCAGCGACACGCATCAATTGGCCTTCGACGCCACCGATCACGAGGCGTCCCGCGCGGCGATCGACGGCTTTGAAGCGAAGATCGGCGCGATCGATATTCTTGTGAACAATGCGGGCATGCAGCACCGAGCCCCGCTAGAGGATTTTCCGGTGGATGCGTTCGAACGGCTGTTGCGCACCAATGTTTCCAGCGTCTTCAACGTCGGGCAGGCGGTCGCGCGCCACATGATCGAGCGTGGCGCCGGCAAGATCATCAACATCGCCAGCGTGCAGACGGCGCTGGCCCGTCCCGGCATCGCGCCCTATACTGCCACCAAGGGCGCCGTCGGCAATCTGACCAAGGGAATGGCGACCGACTGGGCAAAATACGGGCTGCAATGCAATGCCATCGCCCCCGGCTATTTCGACACGCCGCTGAACGCCGCACTGGTTGCCGATCCCACCTTTTCCGCCTGGCTGGAAAAACGCACCCCGGCCGGCCGCTGGGGGAAAGTCGAGGAACTGGTTGGCGCCTGCGTGTTCCTCGCCTCTGACGCATCCTCTTTCGTGAACGGACATGTACTCTATGTTGACGGCGGCATCACGGCCTCCCTCTGAGGTCCCGCGGCGAATGGTGCTGATGGGCGTTGCCGGATGCGGCAAATCCTCGGTCGGCGCCGCGCTCGCGACCAGGTTGGGGGCGACATATATCGATGGCGATGATCTTCATCCGCCGGCCAATATCGAGAAGATGAGCCGCGGCGTGGCGTTGAACGACGACGACCGCTGGCCGTGGCTGACGCTTGTGGGACAGGCCCTGGCGGACGGCGAAGGGCGGCGGATCATCGGCTGCTCGGCACTCAAACGAGCCTACCGCGCCCATATCACGCAAACGACCGAAGCGCCGGTGACCTTCATCCACCTTGCTGGCACGCCCGACGTGATCAAAGCGCGGATGAGCACCAGACAAGGCCATTTCATGCCGGCGGGCCTGCTCGCGAGCCAGTTCGCGGCGCTGGAACCAGCGGAAACGGATGAGAACGCAATCAGCGTGGATATCGATCGGCCGCTCGCCGCGATCGTCGATGCGATCGTTGCGCAATTGGGAGGAATGGAAAGATGACGAACAAGGTTGCATTGATCGGCGCCGGGGCGATGGGCGGCGCCATCGGAGCCCGGCTCGTCGAGACCGGGAACGAACTCACGGTCTTCGATCTGGACAAGGACAAGGTGCGCGAGCTTGTGGACAAGGGCGCCCGGCCGGCCCTAACCGCCGCCGAGGCAGCAGCCCGCTCGGACTATGTCATCCTTAGCCTCAACTCGGCGAAAATCGTGCGGCTCGCCGTCTTTGCCGGAGATGGCGTCGCCGAGGGCGCCAGGCCCGGTACGCTCATCATAGACATGTCGTCGATCGATCCGGAAGCGACCAAGGCGCTGGCTTCCGAGGCCGAGGAAATAGGCCTGCGCTGGGTCGACAGCCCCCTGTCGGGCGGCGCCCCCAAGGCGTTGGTCGGAGAGCTCACGCTCATGGCCGGCGGCAAGGAACAGGATGTCGCCGACGCGCATCAAGTGCTGCAGCATGTCGCCTCGAACTACACGCATATGGGCCCTTCCGGCGCCGGCCAGACGACCAAGCTGATCAACCAGGTTCTCTGCGGGCTGAACTTCCTCGCCGTGGCGGAGGCGACGCAATTGGCGCTCGACGCCGGCGTCGACGCGGCGAAGATCCCGCAGGCGCTGAAAGGCGGGCGGGCGGACAGCGCCATCCTGCAGGAATACATGCCGCGCTTCGTTGCCAAGGACTACCGGCGCACCGGCAGGATCGACAACATGGTTAAGGATCTGAACGGCGCGCAGGATCTCGCCCGACGCACCAACACTGCCATGCCGCTGACGGCGATCTGCGCCGAAGTGCATCGCATGCTGACCGCCGCCGGCCTCGGCGGTGAGGATCAGGCCGCGTTGATGGAATTTTTTAAGGGACCCAACAAGGATATCGTACAATGATCACGCTCTATCCCGACCTCGCCACGGTCGAGGCGGCGCTGGCGAGCCCCGCCCGCGCGGCGGCGAAGGCGCCAACGGAAGAGGTCCTTGCCCGCTGTTTAGACGGCCGGATTCACCATCACGTCACCCAGGCCAACGAATTCCCGCTCTGAGCGTCAACTCGGGGGCGGGCAGCCTTGGCGACTTGCCCCCCCGCAACAACGTGCTTGCAATCATCGGCCAGACTGGCTGTATATTCGCTGATAACGATAACATGGATGCAAATGCACACGATCCGCAAACCCCCGACGATGGCGGATGTCGCCCGCAAGGCCGGCGTGTCACCGATGACGGTCTCCCGCGCTTTCAAGCGGGACGCCTCCGTCAGCCAGAAGACGCGCGAAACCGTGCTGCGCGCCAGCGAGGAACTCGGCTACGTCTTTGACAGCACGGCTTCCAACCTGCGGTCTCAGCGAACCGACTTCGTGGCGGTGACGATCCCCTCGATCAACAACGCCAACTTCGCCGACACGGTGCGGTCACTCTCCGATGGCCTGTCGCAACGGGGTCTACAGATCCTCCTGGGCTATACCAATTACGACGTCCGCGAAGAGGAGCGGCTGATCGAGCAGTTCTTGCGGCGCAAGCCGGAAGCAATCGTGGTGACCGGCGGCACGCACACGCCCCGCGCCCGCAAACTCCTGTCGAACGCCGGCATTCCCGTCGTCGAAGCCTGGGATCTTCCTGAAGAGCCGATCGGCCACGTCGTCGGTTTTTCCAATGCGCGCGCGGTGCGCGAGATGGTCGATCACTTCGTCGCCGTCGGTTACCGAAAGATCGCCTTCATCGGCGGTGACGCAGACCGCGACACGCGTGGCACCGATCGCCGGGCCGGTTTCATCGCGGCGATGAAGGATCATGGACTGGACGCAGACCGCCTGATCGCCGCCGGGCCACCGCCGATTTCGATGCGCGAAGGCGCGAAGGCCATGGGGCGGCTGCTCGAACATTTCCCGGGCACCGAAGCGGTCATCTGCGTCTCCGATCTCTCCGCCTTCGGCGCGCTGACCGAATGCCAGCGGCGCGAGATTGCGGTGCCCGAGGCAATCGCCATCGGCGGCTTCGGCGACTACGAGATCGGCGCCATCTGCGTTCCGAGCCTGACGACGATCAATGCGTTCGCGGCTGAGATCGGGGCAAAGACGGCGCAACTCATTCTCGACGTTCTCGACGGACGGCTCACGGACGAACCGGGACGGGTGACGATCCGGCCGGACCTGATCCTGCGGCAGACCAGCCGCTGAGGGCCGGCGCAAGGATTTGCATTTGGTTCAGGCAACACCACGACGGCCGTCTGAAACGCGTCGAAACGGAGCCAGCGATAGATCTCATCACGTTGATCGAGGGGCTATCCAGTCCCGCTTGGTAGTGGACCACCTATGAGCATCCCTTGCTATAGAAGAACTTTTCCACCGCTTCGAAGGCCCTCTGGGAATAGTCCGCCGGGTTCAGATCGCCAATCAAATCGGGAAGTGCGAGGTCAGCGTTTGCGTGATCGACGTACTCCTGGAGAAAGACGCAACCCTTGTCCTCTCGAACAATACGCAAGGCGATCGCCTCGACAAAACCCGCGCAATATCCCTGCTGACGCGGATCCTTGTCGTTTCGGCACATAGCTTGAAGTTCGGCGAATGTCGGCTCGCCAGCACGCGCAGACATGACATGACTTGAAAGCAACATGATCAGGGATAGTACGCTTGTTGTTGAAATCGTTGGCTTATGCATGAGTATCTTCTCCGAGAACTGCTTCACAGCCTGCGGCAGTACCTGCTTCGCTATTGAATGGTGGGGCAGTCAGTCCAATTCCGTCGAAAGCTGGCCCCGGATGTCCATCAAGCGTTTCTTCTGCTTGTCGTCGACGACCGGCATTCTCAGATCAAGGCCCTCGAGGGCTGCAGACACCACCTCGGATATAGCAAGGCGGGCAAACCATTTGTTGTCTGCCGGAATGACAAACCACGGAGCCCAATCCGTACTTGTATTCTCAAGCATATCCTCGAACGCTTTTTGATAGTCGTCCCAGAACGTTCGCTCCTCGTAGTCAGCCGCAGAGAACTTCCAGTTCTTGTCGGGCTCGTCGATCCGCGAGAGGAACCGTTTTTTTTGCTCGTCTTTGGAAATGTTGAGAAAGAACTTCAGAACGATCGTGCCGTTCTGGCGTAGATATCTTTCAAAGTTGTTGATCTCCTTGAAGCGATTTCCCCAGATATCCCCTTTAAGGGTTTTCTCAGGAAGCTTCTGCTTCGCAAGGAATTCGGGATGCACCCTAACCACCAGAACTTCCTCGTAGTAGGAGCGGTTGAATATGCCGATCATGCCACGCCCCGGGAGCGCCTTGGAAGCTCGCCACAGGTAGCCGTGATCCAGATCTTCGGCTGACGGCGACTTAAAGCTTGTCACCTGGCACCCTTGAGGATTGACCCCCGACATGACGTGCCGTATCGCCCCGTCCTTTCCGGCGGCATCCATCGCTTGAAAAATGATAAGCAACGCGTAGGTGTCCTGCGCATACAGCATTTCCTGCATGTCCGACAATCGCTGGACGTTCGAGGCAACCTGTTGAAGCGCCCCGGCCTTATCGTCAAAACCGCCAGTAAAGTCCGGGTCGAAGTCCTTCTTGAGGGAGACGGGCTTTCCCGGCTCCACCACAATATCCCGGATTCGAAATTTTACCCGGCCACTTGTCCCCACTCGTATTTTGCGCTTCTCGTCATAGTCCACGTCGAGTTTCATTTGTCCCTCCTCACGCATTGGACCAAGGGCCGGCGGCTGACTGGATATTCTTTCCTTGAAGCTAATTTATGCTATCATCATTGGCGGTAAAATCCATACGGCCCAGGTGAAATTCAACCAAGGCTAGTGTTTCGGCGCATTGCCAGCCCAGGGTCTTTTGGCAGTTGGTGGAGACGTCGCGACCTAGGGGGGTGCAATGACCAATCCGAAAAACGAAGGTGAGCCCGCCCGCGCGGACGCTCTGATCATGACGGCCGAAGAACTGCGCGATTACGCCGACAAGATCGACACGGCACGTGCATCGACCGCTTTCAAGGACATGCGCACCGCCGAGGATGCGCGAAAGATGGTGATGGACAAAATGTCCAAACCGATCGTTGTCACCGACGAGATGAGGGCCAGCCTTCTTACCCGCGTAAAGGCGGCTGCCGCCGAAGGGAAAAGCGAACTAAAGGTCCTTCAGTTCCCAGTTGAACTTTGCACCGACCTCGGCCGTGCGATCAACAACAACGAGCCCGAATGGCCCGACACCCTGACGGGTGTTCCGCGGCAAGCCTACGAAGCGTGGCGAGACCGACTGAAGCCTGCCGGCTACCGCCTGACGGCCTCGATTGTCGAATGGCCACACGGAATGCCGGGCGATGTCGGGATGTTCCTCGGATGGAGCAAACCCAAAGCTCTTTGATCGGGCCATGCGTGTATTGCAAGTGATGCAAGGTCAATCGGCAGACAGTCGCATCCGGAAATGTTGCTCGGGACGGCTGCAGGGGGAAGCTTCCTATGGATTTCACAGTCATCGATGTTGGTCTGGTGGCAAAGCTTCTCCTGCTCCTGCTCGTCGGCATGGGACCGAAAATTGCACTCGTGCCGTTCCTGGAAATGACCCAGGCCTTCGATGCGAAGACAAAGGCGGCGATAGGCCGCCAGATGGTCTTGACGGCGGTTGTCACGGCTCTGATCATTTTTGCGACCGGCGCTTTGCTGATGCGGCTGTTGCATATCACCGGCGGCGCGGTGGCGATTGCCGGCGGCATTGTGCTTGCCCTGCTTGCGCTCAAAATGGCGGCTGGGCCGACCGAAAAACACCATGACGACCTCGGAATGCCGGTCGACCCGGCAAAAATCGCGGTCTTTCCCCTTGCTGTTCCCTATATGCTCAATCCCGTCGGCATTACGGTGCTCATCATCGCATCTGACGAAGTCGTTTCGATCGCCAGCGCCGGGCTCGTTGTCGGCCTGGTCCTGCTCGTCGCCGCCTTCGACTATCTGGTGTTTACCAATATCGATGCGTTGGCAAAGCGCATGAAGCCGGCCAGCCTTGTCATTTCGGAGGTCGTCTTCGGCATCCTTTTGACCGCGGTCGCCGTCCAGCTTTTCGTTACCGGCCTTGTTAATCTCGGGATTGTTACCGCGAACGTCGAACACTGATTCCGCGTTCGTGGCGTGGCCGGTGCTGTTGCAGAATGTACCGCTCCTTCAACTTTGGAGATGTTCGACGCCATGCCGACCCTTCCTCTCATATCCAGCCTAAGAGATTATCGGGCGGAGTGGCTTCGGCAGGATCTGACATCCGGGCTGGCCATCGCCGCGGTTGGCTTGCCAAGTGCGATTGCCTACCCTGCGCTTGCTGGCTTGCCGCCGGAAGTCGGCATATATGCGAGCATCATGTCGGTTCTGGGCTATGCTCTGCTCGGCTCCTCGCGGCAACTCATCGTGGGTCCGGACGCAGGCACGGTCACCGTGCTGGCCGCAGTCCTCGTTTCTTTCGGCCTGTCGTCGACTGGCGAAAATGTCGTGGCTTCTGCGGCCATCGCCGCAATCGTCGGCCTCTTTTGCTTTCTGGGAAGCTTCCTTCGGCTTGGCTTCATCGCCAACCTCCTCTCGCGTCCGATCCTGACCGGCTTTATGACCGGTATCTCGCTGTCGATCCTCGTTGGCCAGATCGGCCGACTGACAGGCGTGAAGATCGAGAGCGACGGGCTGTTCGGGCCACTTTTCGAAATCGCTTCAAAGTCGGAACTGATCCACTGGCCCTCCCTTGGACTTGGCATCGGGCTATTTGTTCTGCTCCGGCTGCTAACCGCATGGCGTCCGGCTATTCCAGCACCGCTTGTTATCGTGGTGCTCGCGACCGTCCTGTCATTCGTTTTTGATTTTCCGGCTTTGGGAATTCGCGTTGTAGGCGTCGTCCCTTCTCAGCTACCATCGCCATCAATACCGATCCCGCAAGGTGTCTCCATCGATGACCTCATCCTGGGCGCCGCAGCCGTACTGATCATGAGCTTCGGCGCTGGCATTGTGACTGCGCGCAGTTTTGGCGCTAAAAACAAATATCCCGTCGATGCAAATCGTGAACTCCTCGGATTTGGGGCAGCCAACCTTGCCTCGGGATTGTTCGGCGGCTTCGCTGTGACCGCGTCGGATTCCCGCACTGCAATCAACGATCTGATGGGTGGAAGGACGCAATTGGCGGCTGTTTTCTCCGCCGCCGCCTTGGCGCTTACTGTCCTGTTCCTTACCGATGCGCTCGCTCTCCTACCCGCGCCAGCACTAGGGGCCGTACTCGCATCGGCAGCGATTGGCCTCATCGATCTGAGAACCCTGCAAGAGGTATGGCGGATCAGCCGGATCGAGTTCTTCTTTGCCCTGATCAGCATTGCGGGCGCGCTCGGTCTCGGCGTCTTGAAGGGAGTCATCGTCGCGGTCGTTGCGACATTGCTCTATCTCGTCATGCAAGGAATGAAGCCGCGCGACGCATTGCTGGGTCGGATTCCAGGGCGCGACGGCTTCTACAAGCTTCATCGGCATAAACAAGCCGAGCCAGTTCCCGGCGTCGTGATCTACCTGCTCCAGGGCAGTCTGCTGTTCTTCAATGCTGATTACGTCAAGAGTCGGATTGAAGACATCTTTGCAAAGCTGGGACCGGATACCAAAGGGTTCATCTTCGACGCAGGGGCGTCCGCGCAGATCGACAGCACCGCGGCCGCCATGCTCGATGAGATACGGGCATTGGCGCAGGAGCGAGGCATGAAATTCGCAATTGTTGAACTTCATAGCGAGCCGCTTGAGATATTGGAACGCTCTGGCGTTCTTGCCAAAATCGGTCCCGCCATGATTTTCGATGAGCTGGAGGAGGCGGTGGCGGCATTCTCGACAAAGCCTGACTTACCTGGACTGCAAGGAGCCGGAGCGGACCCCAGGTGAATGCCAGCGATGGCCCCCGGGAATGGACTACCGTCGCAGCGCGTGAGCGCACGACTTATGACACTGCGTTTGTTGCTGGCTCCTCGAGGACGGAAAGATGTTGTTACAGATCATCACGGCAACTGGCGTACTGCTGGCCACCATCGTTATTCACGGCACGGCGGTCATGCTTCTGTTTCGTATAGCGCGAGAACCCGTTACGAACCCGCAGAAGCTGCGAGCGTACACCCGGTTGGGTGTCAGTTGCTTTTTTGTCGTCGGCTTCGTGATGGCTCACATGATCGAGATCATGCTGTGGGCGGCGGCCTATCGGCTGGCAGGCGAATTGCAGAGCTTTGAGGAAGCCACATATTTCTCGGCGATTACCTTCGCGACGATCGGTTATGGCGACGTCACGCTGTCCGGCGAATGGCGGCTTGCCAGTGCCATCGAGGGTGTGAACGGGATCCTGCTGTTCGGCTGGACCACGGCATTTCTATTCAAGGTCTCCGAGATACTGTGGTTCTCGCGGAATGCTCCGCGTCAAAACATCGCTCGCTCGTGAGGCACGGACTTTCCGTCAGGGACATCTCCGCTTTCAGCGGTCACTGCCTGGAGGATCGTTCAACTTCTGATCCAGGCCAAGAGGTGCTGTCATGCAAGAAATGAGCAGTCAGAATGGCGGGCAACAGCAGGTCATCGAGACAGCGCTGGCATTGTTGCTTGTTTCTGCGCTGTTAGCCGCAACCTTCTGGGTATTGCTGCCTTTTGTCGGCGTCCTGACCTATGCCGTTATTCTCGCCACGGCGACGGCGGGGCTGTTCGATCGAATGGTTGTTCTCCTGGGCGGAAGGCGCCTGGCTGCGTTCAGCTTCGGCGCTATCGCTGCGGCCATCACGATCGTGCCGCTGATCTATCTCTGCTCCTCCGTTGTCAGCCATGTCGATGTCGCCGAGGCATGGCTGAGGGAGGCCAGCAGTCGCGGCATCCCCAATCTGCCCGAGTGGATTTCAAGTCTCCCGCTGCTCGGAAAGAAGGTGACGCCGGTATGGCA
It encodes:
- a CDS encoding L-idonate 5-dehydrogenase, which produces MKAIVVHGPKDLRIEERPVEAPGLGEVRLRLAAGGVCGSDLHYYNHGGFGAVRLREPMILGHEVSAHVEALGPGVEGLEVGQLVAVSPSRPCRTCRYCQEGLHNQCLNMRFYGSAMPFPHIQGAFREVLVAAAIQCVPADGLTPGEAAMAEPLAVTLHATRRAGEMLGKRVLVTGCGPIGVLAILAARRAGAAEIVATDLSDFTLSLARKVGADRTINMGSEPDALTPYAAGKGTFDVLYECSGAAPALAAGIAALRPRAVIVQLGLGGDMAVPMMAITAKELDLRGSFRFHEEFATGVGLMQKGLIDVKPLITHTLPLSEAVAAFELASDRSRAMKTQIAFA
- a CDS encoding 2-hydroxyacid dehydrogenase, which translates into the protein MNKPQILQVGPYPEWDEEPLNVAFSVHRYFEADDKASFLAAVGPNVRAIATRGELGANRAMIEACPALELISVYGVGFDAVDLAACRERGIRVTNTPDVLTNDVADLGVAMMLCLSRGMIGAESWVKDGSWATKGLYPLKRRVWGRRAGVLGLGRIGYEVAKRLQGFDMQIAYSDVAPKDFAPNWEFVADPVALAARSDFLFVTLAASAATRHIVGREVIGALGGEGMLINISRASNIDEEALLTALESGVLGCAALDVFEGEPKLNPRFLALDNVLLQPHHASGTIETRKAMGQLVRDNLTAHFSGRPLPTPVL
- a CDS encoding SDR family oxidoreductase, encoding MGRDLFDLTGRRALITGSSQGIGFALARGLADAGAEIVLNGRNTEKLAEAARRFGSDTHQLAFDATDHEASRAAIDGFEAKIGAIDILVNNAGMQHRAPLEDFPVDAFERLLRTNVSSVFNVGQAVARHMIERGAGKIINIASVQTALARPGIAPYTATKGAVGNLTKGMATDWAKYGLQCNAIAPGYFDTPLNAALVADPTFSAWLEKRTPAGRWGKVEELVGACVFLASDASSFVNGHVLYVDGGITASL
- a CDS encoding gluconokinase, whose protein sequence is MVLMGVAGCGKSSVGAALATRLGATYIDGDDLHPPANIEKMSRGVALNDDDRWPWLTLVGQALADGEGRRIIGCSALKRAYRAHITQTTEAPVTFIHLAGTPDVIKARMSTRQGHFMPAGLLASQFAALEPAETDENAISVDIDRPLAAIVDAIVAQLGGMER
- a CDS encoding NAD(P)-dependent oxidoreductase, translated to MTNKVALIGAGAMGGAIGARLVETGNELTVFDLDKDKVRELVDKGARPALTAAEAAARSDYVILSLNSAKIVRLAVFAGDGVAEGARPGTLIIDMSSIDPEATKALASEAEEIGLRWVDSPLSGGAPKALVGELTLMAGGKEQDVADAHQVLQHVASNYTHMGPSGAGQTTKLINQVLCGLNFLAVAEATQLALDAGVDAAKIPQALKGGRADSAILQEYMPRFVAKDYRRTGRIDNMVKDLNGAQDLARRTNTAMPLTAICAEVHRMLTAAGLGGEDQAALMEFFKGPNKDIVQ
- a CDS encoding LacI family DNA-binding transcriptional regulator; its protein translation is MHTIRKPPTMADVARKAGVSPMTVSRAFKRDASVSQKTRETVLRASEELGYVFDSTASNLRSQRTDFVAVTIPSINNANFADTVRSLSDGLSQRGLQILLGYTNYDVREEERLIEQFLRRKPEAIVVTGGTHTPRARKLLSNAGIPVVEAWDLPEEPIGHVVGFSNARAVREMVDHFVAVGYRKIAFIGGDADRDTRGTDRRAGFIAAMKDHGLDADRLIAAGPPPISMREGAKAMGRLLEHFPGTEAVICVSDLSAFGALTECQRREIAVPEAIAIGGFGDYEIGAICVPSLTTINAFAAEIGAKTAQLILDVLDGRLTDEPGRVTIRPDLILRQTSR
- a CDS encoding polyphosphate kinase 2 family protein → MKLDVDYDEKRKIRVGTSGRVKFRIRDIVVEPGKPVSLKKDFDPDFTGGFDDKAGALQQVASNVQRLSDMQEMLYAQDTYALLIIFQAMDAAGKDGAIRHVMSGVNPQGCQVTSFKSPSAEDLDHGYLWRASKALPGRGMIGIFNRSYYEEVLVVRVHPEFLAKQKLPEKTLKGDIWGNRFKEINNFERYLRQNGTIVLKFFLNISKDEQKKRFLSRIDEPDKNWKFSAADYEERTFWDDYQKAFEDMLENTSTDWAPWFVIPADNKWFARLAISEVVSAALEGLDLRMPVVDDKQKKRLMDIRGQLSTELD
- a CDS encoding MarC family protein, whose protein sequence is MDFTVIDVGLVAKLLLLLLVGMGPKIALVPFLEMTQAFDAKTKAAIGRQMVLTAVVTALIIFATGALLMRLLHITGGAVAIAGGIVLALLALKMAAGPTEKHHDDLGMPVDPAKIAVFPLAVPYMLNPVGITVLIIASDEVVSIASAGLVVGLVLLVAAFDYLVFTNIDALAKRMKPASLVISEVVFGILLTAVAVQLFVTGLVNLGIVTANVEH
- a CDS encoding SulP family inorganic anion transporter → MFDAMPTLPLISSLRDYRAEWLRQDLTSGLAIAAVGLPSAIAYPALAGLPPEVGIYASIMSVLGYALLGSSRQLIVGPDAGTVTVLAAVLVSFGLSSTGENVVASAAIAAIVGLFCFLGSFLRLGFIANLLSRPILTGFMTGISLSILVGQIGRLTGVKIESDGLFGPLFEIASKSELIHWPSLGLGIGLFVLLRLLTAWRPAIPAPLVIVVLATVLSFVFDFPALGIRVVGVVPSQLPSPSIPIPQGVSIDDLILGAAAVLIMSFGAGIVTARSFGAKNKYPVDANRELLGFGAANLASGLFGGFAVTASDSRTAINDLMGGRTQLAAVFSAAALALTVLFLTDALALLPAPALGAVLASAAIGLIDLRTLQEVWRISRIEFFFALISIAGALGLGVLKGVIVAVVATLLYLVMQGMKPRDALLGRIPGRDGFYKLHRHKQAEPVPGVVIYLLQGSLLFFNADYVKSRIEDIFAKLGPDTKGFIFDAGASAQIDSTAAAMLDEIRALAQERGMKFAIVELHSEPLEILERSGVLAKIGPAMIFDELEEAVAAFSTKPDLPGLQGAGADPR
- a CDS encoding potassium channel family protein encodes the protein MLLQIITATGVLLATIVIHGTAVMLLFRIAREPVTNPQKLRAYTRLGVSCFFVVGFVMAHMIEIMLWAAAYRLAGELQSFEEATYFSAITFATIGYGDVTLSGEWRLASAIEGVNGILLFGWTTAFLFKVSEILWFSRNAPRQNIARS